The proteins below are encoded in one region of Gopherus flavomarginatus isolate rGopFla2 chromosome 12, rGopFla2.mat.asm, whole genome shotgun sequence:
- the CYTH1 gene encoding cytohesin-1 isoform X3 yields the protein MVLRTEEGSVPSDLTPEECQELENIRRRKQELLADIQRLRDEIAEVTNEIENLGSTEERKTMQRNKQVAMGRKKFNMDPKKGIQFLIENHLLRNTCEDMAQFLYKGEGLNKTAIGDYLGERDEFNIQVLHAFVELHEFTDLNLVQALRQFLWSFRLPGEAQKIDRMMEAFAQRYCQCNPGVFQSTDTCYVLSFAIIMLNTSLHNPNVKDKPTVERFIAMNRGINDGGDLPEELLRNLYESIKNEPFKIPEDDGNDLTHTFFNPDREGWLLKLGGGRVKTWKRRWFILTDNCLYYFEYTTDKEPRGIIPLENLSIREVEDSKKPNCFELYIPDNKDQVIKACKTEADGRVVEGNHTVYRISAPTPEEKEEWMKCIKAAISRDPFYEMLAARKKKVSSLKRH from the exons ATGGTCCTCAGGACAGAGGAGGGGAGTG TCCCCAGTGACCTGACCCCAGAGGAGTGCCAGGAGCTGGAGAACATCCGTCGCCGCAAGCAGGAGCTACTGGCTGACATACAG CGACTGAGAGATGAGATAGCAGAAGTGACCAATGAGATTGAGAACCTGGGATCCACGGAAGAAAG GAAAACCATGCAGAGGAACAAGCAGGTGGCAATGGGCAGGAAGAAGTTCAACATGGACCCCAAAAAG GGGATCCAGTTCCTGATTGAGAACCACCTGCTGAGGAACACCTGTGAGGACATGGCCCAGTTCCTCTACAAGGGGGAGGGGCTCAACAAGACAGCCATTGGTGACTACCTGGGCGAGAg AGACGAGTTTAACATCCAGGTCCTGCACGCCTTCGTGGAGCTGCACGAATTCACTGACCTCAACCTGGTGCAAGCACTGCG GCAGTTCCTGTGGAGTTTCCGCCTGCCGGGTGAGGCGCAGAAGATCGATCGGATGATGGAGGCGTTTGCCCAGCGGTACTGTCAATGCAATCCCGGCGTCTTTCAGTCCACAG ACACCTGCTACGTCCTCTCCTTCGCCATCATCATGCTGAACACCAGCCTGCACAACCCCAACGTCAAGGACAAGCCCACGGTGGAGCGTTTCATTGCCATGAACCGCGGCATCAACGACGGGGGCGACCTGCCGGAGGAGCTGCTCAGG AATCTCTATGAGAGTATAAAGAACGAGCCCTTCAAAATCCCTGAGGACGACGGCAATGACCTCACCCACACCTTCTTCAACCCTGACCGCGAGGGCTGGCTGCTGAAACTCGG agggggcagggtgaaGACGTGGAAGAGACGCTGGTTCATTCTGACCGACAATTGCCTTTACTACTTCGAGTACACAACG GATAAGGAGCCTCGTGGCATCATCCCCTTGGAGAACCTGAGCATCCGCGAGGTGGAGGACTCCAAAAAGCCT AACTGCTTTGAGCTTTACATCCCGGACAACAAAGACCAAGTGATCAAGGCCTGTAAGACAGAGGCAGATGGGCGGGTGGTGGAGGGGAACCACACAGTGTATCGCATCTCGGCCCCCACGCCCGAGGAGAAGGAAGAGTGGATGAAGTGCATCAA GGCAGCGATCAGCAGGGACCCCTTTTATGAGATGCTGGCGGCGAGGAAGAAGAAAGTGTCCTCCTTGAAGAGACATTAG
- the CYTH1 gene encoding cytohesin-1 isoform X2 → MGTVSELCASSFQAFLCPSAITKAVPSDLTPEECQELENIRRRKQELLADIQRLRDEIAEVTNEIENLGSTEERKTMQRNKQVAMGRKKFNMDPKKGIQFLIENHLLRNTCEDMAQFLYKGEGLNKTAIGDYLGERDEFNIQVLHAFVELHEFTDLNLVQALRQFLWSFRLPGEAQKIDRMMEAFAQRYCQCNPGVFQSTDTCYVLSFAIIMLNTSLHNPNVKDKPTVERFIAMNRGINDGGDLPEELLRNLYESIKNEPFKIPEDDGNDLTHTFFNPDREGWLLKLGGRVKTWKRRWFILTDNCLYYFEYTTDKEPRGIIPLENLSIREVEDSKKPNCFELYIPDNKDQVIKACKTEADGRVVEGNHTVYRISAPTPEEKEEWMKCIKAAISRDPFYEMLAARKKKVSSLKRH, encoded by the exons TCCCCAGTGACCTGACCCCAGAGGAGTGCCAGGAGCTGGAGAACATCCGTCGCCGCAAGCAGGAGCTACTGGCTGACATACAG CGACTGAGAGATGAGATAGCAGAAGTGACCAATGAGATTGAGAACCTGGGATCCACGGAAGAAAG GAAAACCATGCAGAGGAACAAGCAGGTGGCAATGGGCAGGAAGAAGTTCAACATGGACCCCAAAAAG GGGATCCAGTTCCTGATTGAGAACCACCTGCTGAGGAACACCTGTGAGGACATGGCCCAGTTCCTCTACAAGGGGGAGGGGCTCAACAAGACAGCCATTGGTGACTACCTGGGCGAGAg AGACGAGTTTAACATCCAGGTCCTGCACGCCTTCGTGGAGCTGCACGAATTCACTGACCTCAACCTGGTGCAAGCACTGCG GCAGTTCCTGTGGAGTTTCCGCCTGCCGGGTGAGGCGCAGAAGATCGATCGGATGATGGAGGCGTTTGCCCAGCGGTACTGTCAATGCAATCCCGGCGTCTTTCAGTCCACAG ACACCTGCTACGTCCTCTCCTTCGCCATCATCATGCTGAACACCAGCCTGCACAACCCCAACGTCAAGGACAAGCCCACGGTGGAGCGTTTCATTGCCATGAACCGCGGCATCAACGACGGGGGCGACCTGCCGGAGGAGCTGCTCAGG AATCTCTATGAGAGTATAAAGAACGAGCCCTTCAAAATCCCTGAGGACGACGGCAATGACCTCACCCACACCTTCTTCAACCCTGACCGCGAGGGCTGGCTGCTGAAACTCG ggggcagggtgaaGACGTGGAAGAGACGCTGGTTCATTCTGACCGACAATTGCCTTTACTACTTCGAGTACACAACG GATAAGGAGCCTCGTGGCATCATCCCCTTGGAGAACCTGAGCATCCGCGAGGTGGAGGACTCCAAAAAGCCT AACTGCTTTGAGCTTTACATCCCGGACAACAAAGACCAAGTGATCAAGGCCTGTAAGACAGAGGCAGATGGGCGGGTGGTGGAGGGGAACCACACAGTGTATCGCATCTCGGCCCCCACGCCCGAGGAGAAGGAAGAGTGGATGAAGTGCATCAA GGCAGCGATCAGCAGGGACCCCTTTTATGAGATGCTGGCGGCGAGGAAGAAGAAAGTGTCCTCCTTGAAGAGACATTAG
- the CYTH1 gene encoding cytohesin-1 isoform X1 yields MGTVSELCASSFQAFLCPSAITKAVPSDLTPEECQELENIRRRKQELLADIQRLRDEIAEVTNEIENLGSTEERKTMQRNKQVAMGRKKFNMDPKKGIQFLIENHLLRNTCEDMAQFLYKGEGLNKTAIGDYLGERDEFNIQVLHAFVELHEFTDLNLVQALRQFLWSFRLPGEAQKIDRMMEAFAQRYCQCNPGVFQSTDTCYVLSFAIIMLNTSLHNPNVKDKPTVERFIAMNRGINDGGDLPEELLRNLYESIKNEPFKIPEDDGNDLTHTFFNPDREGWLLKLGGGRVKTWKRRWFILTDNCLYYFEYTTDKEPRGIIPLENLSIREVEDSKKPNCFELYIPDNKDQVIKACKTEADGRVVEGNHTVYRISAPTPEEKEEWMKCIKAAISRDPFYEMLAARKKKVSSLKRH; encoded by the exons TCCCCAGTGACCTGACCCCAGAGGAGTGCCAGGAGCTGGAGAACATCCGTCGCCGCAAGCAGGAGCTACTGGCTGACATACAG CGACTGAGAGATGAGATAGCAGAAGTGACCAATGAGATTGAGAACCTGGGATCCACGGAAGAAAG GAAAACCATGCAGAGGAACAAGCAGGTGGCAATGGGCAGGAAGAAGTTCAACATGGACCCCAAAAAG GGGATCCAGTTCCTGATTGAGAACCACCTGCTGAGGAACACCTGTGAGGACATGGCCCAGTTCCTCTACAAGGGGGAGGGGCTCAACAAGACAGCCATTGGTGACTACCTGGGCGAGAg AGACGAGTTTAACATCCAGGTCCTGCACGCCTTCGTGGAGCTGCACGAATTCACTGACCTCAACCTGGTGCAAGCACTGCG GCAGTTCCTGTGGAGTTTCCGCCTGCCGGGTGAGGCGCAGAAGATCGATCGGATGATGGAGGCGTTTGCCCAGCGGTACTGTCAATGCAATCCCGGCGTCTTTCAGTCCACAG ACACCTGCTACGTCCTCTCCTTCGCCATCATCATGCTGAACACCAGCCTGCACAACCCCAACGTCAAGGACAAGCCCACGGTGGAGCGTTTCATTGCCATGAACCGCGGCATCAACGACGGGGGCGACCTGCCGGAGGAGCTGCTCAGG AATCTCTATGAGAGTATAAAGAACGAGCCCTTCAAAATCCCTGAGGACGACGGCAATGACCTCACCCACACCTTCTTCAACCCTGACCGCGAGGGCTGGCTGCTGAAACTCGG agggggcagggtgaaGACGTGGAAGAGACGCTGGTTCATTCTGACCGACAATTGCCTTTACTACTTCGAGTACACAACG GATAAGGAGCCTCGTGGCATCATCCCCTTGGAGAACCTGAGCATCCGCGAGGTGGAGGACTCCAAAAAGCCT AACTGCTTTGAGCTTTACATCCCGGACAACAAAGACCAAGTGATCAAGGCCTGTAAGACAGAGGCAGATGGGCGGGTGGTGGAGGGGAACCACACAGTGTATCGCATCTCGGCCCCCACGCCCGAGGAGAAGGAAGAGTGGATGAAGTGCATCAA GGCAGCGATCAGCAGGGACCCCTTTTATGAGATGCTGGCGGCGAGGAAGAAGAAAGTGTCCTCCTTGAAGAGACATTAG
- the CYTH1 gene encoding cytohesin-1 isoform X4, producing the protein MEEESVCVPSDLTPEECQELENIRRRKQELLADIQRLRDEIAEVTNEIENLGSTEERKTMQRNKQVAMGRKKFNMDPKKGIQFLIENHLLRNTCEDMAQFLYKGEGLNKTAIGDYLGERDEFNIQVLHAFVELHEFTDLNLVQALRQFLWSFRLPGEAQKIDRMMEAFAQRYCQCNPGVFQSTDTCYVLSFAIIMLNTSLHNPNVKDKPTVERFIAMNRGINDGGDLPEELLRNLYESIKNEPFKIPEDDGNDLTHTFFNPDREGWLLKLGGGRVKTWKRRWFILTDNCLYYFEYTTDKEPRGIIPLENLSIREVEDSKKPNCFELYIPDNKDQVIKACKTEADGRVVEGNHTVYRISAPTPEEKEEWMKCIKAAISRDPFYEMLAARKKKVSSLKRH; encoded by the exons TCCCCAGTGACCTGACCCCAGAGGAGTGCCAGGAGCTGGAGAACATCCGTCGCCGCAAGCAGGAGCTACTGGCTGACATACAG CGACTGAGAGATGAGATAGCAGAAGTGACCAATGAGATTGAGAACCTGGGATCCACGGAAGAAAG GAAAACCATGCAGAGGAACAAGCAGGTGGCAATGGGCAGGAAGAAGTTCAACATGGACCCCAAAAAG GGGATCCAGTTCCTGATTGAGAACCACCTGCTGAGGAACACCTGTGAGGACATGGCCCAGTTCCTCTACAAGGGGGAGGGGCTCAACAAGACAGCCATTGGTGACTACCTGGGCGAGAg AGACGAGTTTAACATCCAGGTCCTGCACGCCTTCGTGGAGCTGCACGAATTCACTGACCTCAACCTGGTGCAAGCACTGCG GCAGTTCCTGTGGAGTTTCCGCCTGCCGGGTGAGGCGCAGAAGATCGATCGGATGATGGAGGCGTTTGCCCAGCGGTACTGTCAATGCAATCCCGGCGTCTTTCAGTCCACAG ACACCTGCTACGTCCTCTCCTTCGCCATCATCATGCTGAACACCAGCCTGCACAACCCCAACGTCAAGGACAAGCCCACGGTGGAGCGTTTCATTGCCATGAACCGCGGCATCAACGACGGGGGCGACCTGCCGGAGGAGCTGCTCAGG AATCTCTATGAGAGTATAAAGAACGAGCCCTTCAAAATCCCTGAGGACGACGGCAATGACCTCACCCACACCTTCTTCAACCCTGACCGCGAGGGCTGGCTGCTGAAACTCGG agggggcagggtgaaGACGTGGAAGAGACGCTGGTTCATTCTGACCGACAATTGCCTTTACTACTTCGAGTACACAACG GATAAGGAGCCTCGTGGCATCATCCCCTTGGAGAACCTGAGCATCCGCGAGGTGGAGGACTCCAAAAAGCCT AACTGCTTTGAGCTTTACATCCCGGACAACAAAGACCAAGTGATCAAGGCCTGTAAGACAGAGGCAGATGGGCGGGTGGTGGAGGGGAACCACACAGTGTATCGCATCTCGGCCCCCACGCCCGAGGAGAAGGAAGAGTGGATGAAGTGCATCAA GGCAGCGATCAGCAGGGACCCCTTTTATGAGATGCTGGCGGCGAGGAAGAAGAAAGTGTCCTCCTTGAAGAGACATTAG
- the CYTH1 gene encoding cytohesin-1 isoform X5 codes for MQRNKQVAMGRKKFNMDPKKGIQFLIENHLLRNTCEDMAQFLYKGEGLNKTAIGDYLGERDEFNIQVLHAFVELHEFTDLNLVQALRQFLWSFRLPGEAQKIDRMMEAFAQRYCQCNPGVFQSTDTCYVLSFAIIMLNTSLHNPNVKDKPTVERFIAMNRGINDGGDLPEELLRNLYESIKNEPFKIPEDDGNDLTHTFFNPDREGWLLKLGGGRVKTWKRRWFILTDNCLYYFEYTTDKEPRGIIPLENLSIREVEDSKKPNCFELYIPDNKDQVIKACKTEADGRVVEGNHTVYRISAPTPEEKEEWMKCIKAAISRDPFYEMLAARKKKVSSLKRH; via the exons ATGCAGAGGAACAAGCAGGTGGCAATGGGCAGGAAGAAGTTCAACATGGACCCCAAAAAG GGGATCCAGTTCCTGATTGAGAACCACCTGCTGAGGAACACCTGTGAGGACATGGCCCAGTTCCTCTACAAGGGGGAGGGGCTCAACAAGACAGCCATTGGTGACTACCTGGGCGAGAg AGACGAGTTTAACATCCAGGTCCTGCACGCCTTCGTGGAGCTGCACGAATTCACTGACCTCAACCTGGTGCAAGCACTGCG GCAGTTCCTGTGGAGTTTCCGCCTGCCGGGTGAGGCGCAGAAGATCGATCGGATGATGGAGGCGTTTGCCCAGCGGTACTGTCAATGCAATCCCGGCGTCTTTCAGTCCACAG ACACCTGCTACGTCCTCTCCTTCGCCATCATCATGCTGAACACCAGCCTGCACAACCCCAACGTCAAGGACAAGCCCACGGTGGAGCGTTTCATTGCCATGAACCGCGGCATCAACGACGGGGGCGACCTGCCGGAGGAGCTGCTCAGG AATCTCTATGAGAGTATAAAGAACGAGCCCTTCAAAATCCCTGAGGACGACGGCAATGACCTCACCCACACCTTCTTCAACCCTGACCGCGAGGGCTGGCTGCTGAAACTCGG agggggcagggtgaaGACGTGGAAGAGACGCTGGTTCATTCTGACCGACAATTGCCTTTACTACTTCGAGTACACAACG GATAAGGAGCCTCGTGGCATCATCCCCTTGGAGAACCTGAGCATCCGCGAGGTGGAGGACTCCAAAAAGCCT AACTGCTTTGAGCTTTACATCCCGGACAACAAAGACCAAGTGATCAAGGCCTGTAAGACAGAGGCAGATGGGCGGGTGGTGGAGGGGAACCACACAGTGTATCGCATCTCGGCCCCCACGCCCGAGGAGAAGGAAGAGTGGATGAAGTGCATCAA GGCAGCGATCAGCAGGGACCCCTTTTATGAGATGCTGGCGGCGAGGAAGAAGAAAGTGTCCTCCTTGAAGAGACATTAG